One part of the Chryseobacterium mulctrae genome encodes these proteins:
- a CDS encoding helix-turn-helix domain-containing protein yields the protein MENNEIILHKLNRIEKHIFGLKEILNVEELADYTGFKKSYIYKLVHSHSIPFSKPNGKVLFFERKKIDEWLLKNSHKSNDEIQQEAIEFSLRKK from the coding sequence ATGGAAAATAACGAAATCATTCTGCACAAACTCAACCGAATTGAAAAACATATTTTCGGTTTAAAGGAAATTCTCAACGTCGAAGAACTTGCAGATTATACGGGATTCAAGAAATCCTACATCTACAAATTAGTTCATTCGCACAGTATTCCTTTTTCTAAGCCCAACGGGAAAGTTCTATTTTTTGAACGCAAAAAAATTGACGAATGGTTGTTAAAAAACAGCCATAAATCAAATGATGAAATTCAACAAGAAGCGATAGAATTTTCTTTACGCAAAAAATAA
- a CDS encoding NAD(P)H-dependent oxidoreductase, which produces MKKIALINGHPNQESFNFALAEAYKKGAENSAAEIKEIIIRDLDFNPNLQFGYQKRMELEPDLIKAWEIIQWADHLVWVHPVWWGGLPAVTKGFIDRLFLPGLSFKYRENSVWWDKLLTGKTAHIITTLDQPSWYYRIFYGRPSINQLKKSTLEFCGIKPVKVTYIGIIKNAKEEQRKKWIEKVYSLGEKLK; this is translated from the coding sequence ATGAAAAAAATCGCATTGATCAACGGGCACCCCAATCAAGAATCATTTAATTTCGCTTTAGCCGAAGCTTATAAAAAAGGAGCAGAAAATTCAGCAGCAGAAATAAAGGAGATCATTATCCGCGATCTTGATTTCAATCCTAATCTACAATTTGGTTATCAAAAAAGAATGGAATTAGAACCCGATTTAATAAAAGCCTGGGAAATTATACAATGGGCAGATCATTTGGTTTGGGTACATCCAGTTTGGTGGGGCGGACTTCCTGCGGTTACAAAAGGTTTTATCGACCGTCTTTTTCTTCCCGGTTTATCATTTAAATATCGTGAAAATTCAGTTTGGTGGGATAAGCTTCTTACCGGAAAAACCGCACATATCATTACAACTTTAGATCAACCAAGTTGGTATTACAGGATATTTTATGGAAGACCAAGTATCAATCAGCTCAAAAAATCAACCTTAGAATTTTGTGGAATAAAACCTGTAAAAGTTACTTATATAGGAATTATTAAAAACGCAAAAGAAGAGCAACGCAAAAAATGGATTGAAAAAGTATATTCACTGGGTGAAAAGCTTAAATAA
- a CDS encoding IS91 family transposase, whose amino-acid sequence MQARSKGASVAEVLRKINLSSQNFSVHQEKTLRALSNCRTSALGGHIDTCDGCGNLSISYNSCRNRHCPQCQGHKKEEWIQKREQDLLPCSYYHVVFTLPEELNGLAISQPQLIYKALFEAAWATLNQFGKTEGLQLGMIAILHTWGQNLSLHPHLHCIVPGGGLTMQGKWRKKVRTDKFLFPVKALSKVFRAKFVTSLRACGITDRDLMEKLFTKNWVVYAKRPFGGPKQVIEYLGRYTHKVAISNHRIKEVTDQQVRFEYKDYRKGGEKKEMTLANTEFVRRFSMHILPKRFVRIRHYGILSSSWKRGKLQALQSDLKIRVTAAKPKTLLRKCRSCKEGNLVTIAVFGQRGPPPEFLFVIQPLSAK is encoded by the coding sequence ATGCAGGCCCGAAGTAAAGGTGCGAGTGTAGCAGAAGTTCTTCGCAAAATCAATTTATCATCCCAAAACTTCAGCGTTCATCAGGAAAAGACGCTTAGGGCATTGTCCAACTGCCGGACTTCTGCCTTGGGTGGTCATATTGATACGTGTGATGGTTGCGGAAATCTTTCCATCAGCTACAACTCCTGCCGTAACCGGCACTGTCCGCAGTGTCAGGGACACAAAAAGGAAGAATGGATCCAAAAGCGCGAACAGGACCTCTTGCCCTGCAGCTATTACCATGTGGTTTTTACCCTGCCGGAGGAGTTGAATGGGCTAGCAATATCCCAGCCCCAACTCATTTACAAAGCCTTATTTGAGGCCGCCTGGGCTACTTTAAACCAGTTCGGCAAAACCGAAGGCCTTCAGTTGGGAATGATTGCCATACTTCACACATGGGGACAAAATCTGAGCCTTCATCCGCATCTGCACTGCATTGTGCCGGGAGGTGGTCTCACGATGCAGGGAAAATGGAGAAAGAAAGTAAGGACGGATAAGTTTCTGTTTCCAGTAAAAGCGCTGAGCAAAGTCTTTCGGGCAAAGTTTGTGACTTCCTTAAGAGCCTGTGGAATTACTGACCGGGATTTAATGGAGAAACTCTTCACCAAGAACTGGGTCGTATATGCCAAGCGGCCTTTTGGCGGCCCGAAACAGGTGATCGAGTACTTGGGGAGATACACTCACAAAGTCGCCATCAGCAATCACCGCATAAAAGAAGTGACGGATCAGCAGGTCCGTTTTGAGTACAAAGATTACCGCAAAGGCGGCGAAAAAAAGGAAATGACTCTTGCAAACACGGAGTTTGTCCGGAGGTTTTCGATGCATATTTTACCGAAAAGATTTGTAAGGATCCGGCATTACGGCATCCTGAGCAGCAGCTGGAAGCGTGGGAAACTGCAGGCACTGCAATCGGATTTGAAAATCAGAGTTACTGCAGCAAAACCGAAAACTTTGCTCCGGAAATGTCGAAGTTGCAAGGAAGGAAACTTAGTCACTATAGCTGTTTTCGGGCAGCGCGGTCCGCCACCGGAATTTCTTTTCGTTATCCAACCATTGTCTGCAAAATAA
- a CDS encoding virulence-associated E family protein, with translation MEVKYKYNNYLFLFPQYPDVFMEEKNTLYQNGTEGKTIFDRTLNYLNSKYSLRFNTISLEFEIKLIQDKKWTDLNLNSLYIELIQSGINIPINKLEILVRSHLIEQYNPISEYIESLEDWDGEDHISKLCSYVKTNDDEKFLYHVEKWFTRAVFCALEKEKINKHCLVLANTIQNSGKSTFLRFFIPKKLTNYLSEDIGLDKDSRIKLCKNLIVNLDELSVLAKADINSLKAMISKTHINERLPYARKAEYLERICSFVGSTNKTDFLTDESGSVRWIIFEVIEKINFNYSSEIDIDKVWSQAYFNAYKRENYNPELTLADISENEKRNERFTQMTLEQEMVSKFYEASDNLEEFKTATEVIIDLNSHGIRLNHLKIGRALSSFKFPRVKHPQRQIYGYLIRSKIAN, from the coding sequence TTGGAAGTAAAGTACAAATATAATAATTATTTGTTTCTATTTCCACAATACCCAGATGTTTTTATGGAAGAGAAAAATACTCTGTATCAAAATGGTACAGAAGGCAAAACTATTTTTGATCGTACTCTAAATTATCTCAATTCGAAGTATTCATTAAGATTTAACACCATCTCTCTGGAGTTTGAAATCAAACTGATTCAAGATAAAAAATGGACAGATTTAAATTTAAACTCATTGTATATAGAGCTTATTCAATCTGGAATTAATATACCGATTAATAAGTTGGAGATCTTAGTCAGAAGCCATTTGATAGAACAGTATAATCCTATTTCAGAATATATTGAAAGTTTGGAGGATTGGGATGGCGAAGATCATATCTCAAAATTATGCAGTTATGTGAAGACTAACGATGATGAAAAATTTTTGTATCACGTTGAAAAGTGGTTTACAAGAGCGGTCTTTTGTGCTTTAGAAAAAGAGAAAATCAATAAACATTGTTTGGTCTTGGCAAATACCATTCAGAATAGTGGAAAGTCAACATTCTTAAGATTTTTTATTCCTAAAAAACTAACGAATTACCTTTCGGAAGATATTGGTTTGGATAAAGATAGCAGAATAAAATTGTGCAAAAATTTGATTGTCAATTTAGATGAACTTTCGGTTTTGGCAAAAGCTGACATCAATTCTTTGAAAGCGATGATCTCAAAAACGCATATCAACGAAAGATTGCCTTATGCCAGGAAAGCTGAATATCTGGAAAGAATTTGCAGTTTTGTTGGTTCTACCAACAAAACGGACTTTCTAACAGACGAATCAGGAAGTGTTCGTTGGATTATTTTTGAAGTCATCGAGAAAATCAACTTCAATTATTCATCTGAAATTGATATTGATAAAGTTTGGTCTCAAGCTTATTTCAACGCTTATAAACGAGAAAATTACAATCCTGAACTCACTTTAGCAGATATTTCCGAAAACGAAAAACGCAATGAACGCTTCACTCAAATGACTTTAGAACAGGAAATGGTAAGTAAGTTCTATGAAGCATCTGACAATCTAGAAGAATTTAAAACCGCCACAGAAGTGATAATTGATCTCAATTCTCACGGAATTCGCCTCAACCATTTGAAAATCGGAAGAGCTTTATCGTCTTTCAAATTTCCCAGAGTTAAACATCCGCAAAGACAAATTTACGGTTACCTCATTCGATCGAAAATCGCAAATTAA
- a CDS encoding IS4 family transposase: MSHKNTEKNLVGQPIFKQILQFIPRNKFDLLVNKHQSDRYYKTFDSWTHLMTMLFGIFSRCDSMGEICDGMQGLAGKLNYLGMEKSPAKSTAGYGLRGRDNEFFKDVYFMLLEHFKSVLSVSRIDNVSFAKLFIFDSSTIRLFSDIMKGVGRNPKNEGKKKGGLKVHMMTDAHSDTPEFVKISEAKLHDKNFLQYLNLAAHSMIVFDRAYNHYLQFAHWTEQQVNFVCRLKKNAVYQVEEELFRQELQDGESSVLLEEHVHLIYKEDNKQKTLCLRKVNYRDDKGRIFEFITNNFEISREEVAFLYKLRWNIELLFKKLKQNFQLHYFYSETENGIKTQIWCTLIAQLLLQVLRVKSKSKKAFSTIAALIRIHLISHLEIFWMVQNSRRTYTKQKKRRKPPWIQTELF, encoded by the coding sequence ATGAGCCATAAAAATACAGAAAAGAATTTAGTCGGTCAGCCAATTTTCAAACAAATATTGCAATTTATCCCCCGCAACAAGTTTGATTTATTGGTTAACAAGCATCAATCAGACCGATATTATAAAACATTTGATTCGTGGACGCATTTGATGACGATGCTTTTCGGCATATTCAGCCGATGCGATTCTATGGGTGAAATATGCGATGGGATGCAAGGTTTGGCAGGGAAACTCAATTATTTGGGAATGGAAAAATCTCCCGCCAAGAGCACGGCAGGCTATGGGCTTCGGGGCAGGGACAATGAATTTTTCAAGGATGTCTATTTTATGTTATTGGAACATTTCAAGTCCGTTTTGTCGGTCAGCCGTATTGATAATGTTTCTTTTGCCAAGCTTTTCATCTTCGATTCCAGTACCATACGCTTGTTTTCAGACATTATGAAAGGAGTAGGCAGAAACCCCAAGAACGAAGGAAAGAAAAAAGGCGGACTGAAAGTACACATGATGACAGATGCCCACAGCGATACGCCTGAATTTGTGAAAATCAGCGAAGCTAAACTGCACGACAAAAATTTTCTTCAGTATTTGAATCTGGCAGCCCACAGCATGATTGTTTTTGACAGAGCTTACAATCATTACCTACAATTTGCCCATTGGACGGAGCAACAAGTCAATTTTGTGTGCAGATTGAAGAAAAATGCGGTATATCAAGTAGAGGAAGAACTCTTCAGACAAGAGTTGCAAGACGGAGAATCCAGTGTTTTGCTGGAAGAGCACGTTCATCTCATTTACAAAGAAGACAATAAGCAAAAGACTTTATGCCTCAGAAAAGTAAACTACAGGGATGATAAAGGGCGGATTTTTGAGTTTATCACCAATAATTTTGAAATCAGCCGGGAAGAAGTCGCTTTTTTGTACAAACTTCGTTGGAACATTGAACTATTGTTCAAAAAACTCAAACAAAACTTCCAGTTACATTATTTTTATTCCGAAACAGAAAACGGCATCAAAACCCAAATTTGGTGTACCCTGATTGCACAGCTACTGTTGCAAGTTCTACGTGTAAAATCAAAGAGCAAAAAGGCATTTTCTACCATTGCGGCACTCATCAGGATTCATTTAATCAGCCATCTGGAAATATTTTGGATGGTACAGAACAGCAGGAGAACTTACACGAAACAGAAAAAACGAAGAAAACCACCTTGGATACAGACAGAATTGTTCTGA
- a CDS encoding DUF4298 domain-containing protein, protein MQQILMEMEIDLERITEMENALNQTDQLIKEMENLLKKWEENLPNYQKLYSYYYSEEWSKDFEVANENKFPVGFPHGVLSEDAAYNTLGDFRELSLRMLKIGVKGVE, encoded by the coding sequence TTGCAGCAAATTTTAATGGAAATGGAAATTGATCTTGAAAGAATCACCGAGATGGAAAATGCCTTGAACCAAACCGACCAGTTGATCAAGGAAATGGAAAATCTATTGAAAAAATGGGAAGAGAACCTACCCAATTACCAAAAACTTTATAGTTATTACTACAGCGAAGAATGGAGCAAAGATTTCGAAGTGGCGAACGAAAATAAATTTCCAGTCGGTTTCCCGCACGGTGTTTTGAGTGAAGATGCGGCTTACAATACGTTGGGAGATTTCCGCGAACTGTCGCTAAGAATGTTGAAAATTGGCGTTAAGGGCGTGGAGTAG
- a CDS encoding IS30 family transposase, which produces MGYKHLTLSQRCEIKAYLKCGKSQTFIAEQLGVAKCTIGRELKRNQGKRGGYDPHKAQESADIRKERFCKNRRFTKPVRDFVDDKLTKEQCSPEQIVGYCQKHEIPMVSIERIYQYIREDKKNGGTLYTHLRHQLKHRKRPVSGKKEVIKNKKSIDERPEIVLTNEEFGHFEVDLIVGAEHKGAIVTVVERKTKFLFMKKLRGKNAKELSKSLIDLLLPYKGCIKTITSDNGTEFSRHEEISKKLECEFYFAHPYSSWERGLNENTNGLIRQYIPKGTYFEKVSHEKIKEYQYKINRRPRLTLNFEEPKNLFFKFVHNVALAS; this is translated from the coding sequence ATGGGATATAAACATTTAACTTTATCACAAAGATGCGAAATTAAAGCGTATCTTAAATGCGGAAAATCACAAACTTTTATCGCGGAACAACTCGGCGTGGCAAAATGTACTATTGGTAGAGAATTGAAGAGGAATCAGGGCAAAAGAGGAGGCTATGACCCTCACAAAGCTCAAGAGTCTGCTGATATTAGAAAAGAGAGATTCTGCAAGAATAGGCGATTTACCAAGCCTGTTAGAGATTTTGTAGATGATAAATTAACCAAAGAACAATGTTCTCCGGAACAAATTGTGGGCTACTGCCAGAAGCACGAAATCCCAATGGTAAGCATTGAACGGATTTATCAATATATCCGGGAAGACAAAAAGAACGGAGGTACATTGTATACGCATTTGAGACATCAACTCAAACATAGAAAACGACCTGTTTCAGGGAAGAAAGAGGTGATTAAAAATAAAAAATCTATAGATGAAAGACCGGAAATAGTACTCACTAATGAAGAATTTGGACATTTTGAAGTAGATTTAATCGTTGGAGCGGAGCATAAAGGAGCTATCGTTACCGTCGTAGAGCGGAAAACCAAATTCCTGTTCATGAAAAAATTACGAGGAAAGAATGCCAAAGAACTGTCTAAATCCTTGATTGATTTATTATTACCTTACAAAGGATGCATCAAAACCATAACAAGCGACAATGGAACGGAGTTCTCAAGACATGAAGAAATCAGTAAAAAACTGGAATGTGAATTTTATTTCGCTCATCCTTACTCATCGTGGGAAAGGGGGTTAAATGAAAATACCAATGGACTCATTAGGCAATATATTCCAAAAGGAACTTATTTTGAGAAAGTTAGCCATGAGAAAATAAAAGAATATCAATATAAAATCAACCGTAGACCTAGATTAACATTAAATTTTGAAGAGCCTAAAAACTTATTTTTTAAATTTGTGCATAATGTTGCACTTGCTAGTTGA
- the mnmE gene encoding tRNA uridine-5-carboxymethylaminomethyl(34) synthesis GTPase MnmE: MNHDTICALATANGIGAIGIIRISGDDAISVSAKIFDGKNLEKVQSHTVHYGFIKDGDEVIDEVMISVFKAPKTFTAEDSVEISFHGSPHIAKKILEVLIKNGARMAKAGEFTMRAFMNGRIDLSQAESIADLIVSENEASRKVALNQLKGGITNEISFLRTDLLNFVSLIELELDFAEEDVEFADRSALNQLLDKIETKLNSLIESFQYGNAIKNGTAVAIIGKPNAGKSTLLNALLKEERAIVSNIAGTTRDTIEEILHIKGHAFRLIDTAGLRETADEIEAIGVKKAKEKVENANILVYLADAATENFSEDIEMIKSLQRDDLKLIICATKIDEVSPSQYELVENIFRKEISQDFDFITISAVENQNMQDLKDELSSYVEQLKSEESNVIITNQRHYEALEKSLDAVNKVKEAITFQISTELLAYELRNALEHLGEISGEVTNDEVLGNIFSKFCIGK, translated from the coding sequence ATGAATCATGACACTATCTGCGCACTTGCTACAGCCAACGGAATCGGAGCCATCGGAATTATCAGAATTTCCGGGGATGATGCAATTTCTGTTTCAGCTAAAATCTTTGACGGTAAAAATCTTGAAAAAGTGCAGTCGCACACCGTTCATTACGGATTTATAAAAGATGGCGATGAGGTAATTGACGAAGTAATGATCTCTGTTTTTAAAGCTCCGAAAACCTTTACCGCTGAAGATTCTGTAGAAATTTCTTTTCACGGTTCACCACATATTGCAAAAAAAATTCTTGAAGTTTTAATTAAAAACGGAGCAAGAATGGCAAAAGCCGGTGAATTTACAATGCGTGCGTTCATGAATGGAAGAATTGATTTAAGCCAGGCTGAATCGATTGCTGATTTGATCGTTTCAGAAAATGAAGCTTCAAGAAAAGTAGCACTAAACCAACTAAAAGGTGGAATCACCAACGAAATTTCTTTTCTAAGAACCGATTTATTAAATTTTGTTTCTTTAATCGAATTAGAACTTGATTTTGCTGAAGAAGATGTAGAATTTGCAGACAGAAGCGCTCTGAATCAATTGCTTGATAAAATTGAAACTAAATTAAATTCTCTTATTGAAAGTTTTCAATACGGAAATGCTATTAAAAATGGAACTGCCGTTGCGATTATTGGAAAACCAAACGCAGGAAAATCTACCCTTCTCAACGCTTTGCTAAAAGAAGAAAGAGCAATTGTGAGCAATATTGCCGGAACGACGAGAGATACCATTGAAGAAATACTTCACATAAAAGGTCATGCATTCAGATTAATTGATACTGCCGGTTTACGTGAAACTGCCGATGAAATCGAAGCAATCGGTGTAAAAAAAGCAAAAGAAAAAGTAGAAAATGCCAACATTCTTGTTTACCTTGCCGATGCAGCCACAGAAAACTTTTCTGAAGACATCGAGATGATAAAATCTTTGCAAAGAGATGATTTAAAATTGATTATCTGCGCAACAAAAATAGATGAAGTTTCTCCTTCTCAATATGAACTAGTCGAAAATATTTTCCGAAAGGAAATTTCACAAGATTTTGATTTCATTACCATTTCGGCAGTTGAAAATCAAAATATGCAAGATTTAAAAGACGAACTATCGTCTTACGTAGAACAGCTAAAATCTGAAGAAAGCAACGTGATCATCACCAACCAACGTCACTATGAAGCTTTAGAAAAATCTTTGGATGCAGTGAATAAAGTGAAAGAAGCCATTACTTTTCAAATTTCAACAGAGCTTTTAGCTTATGAGTTGAGAAATGCGTTAGAACATCTCGGAGAAATTTCAGGTGAAGTGACGAATGATGAAGTGTTGGGGAATATTTTTTCTAAGTTTTGTATCGGGAAATAA
- a CDS encoding toprim domain-containing protein has translation MNCKQFNTIPLEEVLLSLGHLPTKQSKKEAWFLNPFAKENHASFKINKSLNYWYLYSEGIGGKNIDFMKRYLNASVSEVLLWAENQNFSSFHQQNLSNRKLENPSKNYKIIEIKNVQHPGLLEYLNERKVGNHTQFLHEIHYRMNDKNYFGIGFKNDSGGYEIRNKYSKICLGKKDISTIKNDSNSVRIFEGFFDFVSFKNLENELKKEPSDYLILNSVSMIHNIKSSLGKYEKVGLYLDNDEAGNRAVEIISSEIQNAKDCRVLYSDFKDLNEYLNQQTSAVENQSKPRFKR, from the coding sequence ATGAACTGCAAACAATTTAATACAATCCCGTTGGAAGAAGTCCTCCTTTCTCTCGGACACCTTCCCACGAAACAATCAAAAAAAGAAGCGTGGTTTCTCAATCCATTTGCCAAAGAGAACCACGCCTCTTTTAAAATTAATAAAAGTCTAAACTATTGGTATTTGTACTCTGAAGGAATCGGCGGAAAAAATATCGATTTTATGAAAAGATATTTGAATGCATCAGTAAGTGAAGTTTTACTTTGGGCAGAAAATCAGAATTTCTCTTCTTTTCATCAGCAAAATCTTTCTAATCGTAAATTAGAAAATCCTTCTAAAAATTATAAAATCATTGAAATTAAAAATGTTCAGCATCCTGGACTTTTAGAATATTTGAATGAGAGAAAAGTGGGAAATCATACCCAATTTTTACACGAAATTCATTACCGAATGAACGATAAAAACTATTTCGGAATTGGCTTCAAAAACGATTCTGGCGGTTACGAAATTCGCAATAAGTACTCCAAAATTTGTTTAGGCAAAAAAGATATTTCAACAATTAAAAACGATTCAAATTCAGTTAGGATTTTCGAAGGTTTTTTCGATTTTGTTTCATTTAAAAATTTAGAAAATGAATTAAAAAAAGAACCTTCTGATTATCTCATTTTGAATTCTGTTTCGATGATTCATAATATTAAAAGTTCACTAGGAAAATATGAAAAAGTGGGGCTTTATTTAGATAATGATGAAGCTGGAAATCGTGCTGTTGAAATCATTAGTAGTGAAATACAAAATGCGAAAGATTGTCGGGTTTTATATTCAGATTTTAAAGATTTGAATGAATACCTTAATCAACAAACCAGTGCAGTTGAAAACCAGTCTAAACCGAGATTTAAGCGATGA
- a CDS encoding serine acetyltransferase encodes MQSNHTSIQKDFYRESGNWLSPLQIWAKCINPNLHFIYILRKTQHYRKNSVLGMFWRLVLRHHQIKYGFQIYPETQIGEGFYLGHWGNVVINPKAKIGKNCNIAQGVSIAQANRGKNEGVPVIGDEVWIGPNAVLVGKISIGNNVLIAPNAYVNFDIPDHSVVIGNPASISSNTNATMGYINNKI; translated from the coding sequence ATGCAAAGTAATCACACTAGTATCCAGAAGGATTTTTATAGGGAAAGCGGAAATTGGCTGTCTCCTTTGCAAATTTGGGCAAAATGCATCAATCCCAACTTGCATTTTATCTATATCTTACGGAAAACCCAGCATTACAGGAAAAACTCTGTATTAGGAATGTTTTGGCGATTAGTTTTAAGGCATCATCAAATTAAATACGGCTTCCAAATCTATCCGGAAACACAAATTGGAGAGGGTTTTTATTTGGGACATTGGGGAAACGTAGTGATCAACCCAAAAGCGAAAATTGGAAAAAACTGCAACATCGCACAAGGCGTATCGATTGCCCAAGCCAACCGTGGAAAAAATGAGGGCGTTCCTGTAATTGGTGACGAAGTGTGGATTGGTCCAAACGCGGTGTTGGTGGGAAAAATATCAATTGGCAACAATGTTCTGATCGCACCGAACGCTTATGTGAATTTCGATATTCCTGATCATTCTGTGGTTATCGGCAATCCCGCAAGCATCAGTAGCAATACCAATGCTACAATGGGATACATTAATAATAAAATTTAA
- a CDS encoding site-specific integrase — MNITLKQKNLADGRISLFIEYYKGSSTNVQGKRIHLRDFEYLKLYLHPEPKTPKEKKENKEAMALAESILAIKKAEYVQGRYDLKDTVKSKRTFLTYFEELTDEKRLQDSSNNYGNWYSTLQHLKKIVSKNMTFDEIDEKFVKKVHRYFEKDALTRSEIPLSQNSKYSYFNKFKAALRNAFDNGYLTVNYASKIKSFEQAESQREYLIFDELQRLAKAECKYPVLKKAFLFSCLSGLRWSDINTLIWKEVRDEGDISRVNFRQEKTEGVEYLYISKQARELLGERQDPQERVFKGLKYGMTYNTEIIRWCNRAAVPKHITFHSARHTNAVLLLENGADIYTVSKRLGHRELRTTQIYAKIVDSKMKEAAEIIPELNIEL, encoded by the coding sequence ATGAATATCACTTTAAAACAGAAAAATTTAGCTGATGGAAGGATTAGTCTTTTCATTGAGTATTACAAAGGTTCTTCCACCAATGTACAAGGAAAAAGAATTCATTTGCGGGATTTTGAGTACTTGAAACTATATTTGCACCCCGAACCTAAAACGCCTAAGGAAAAAAAAGAAAATAAAGAAGCTATGGCTCTTGCCGAAAGTATTTTGGCAATCAAAAAAGCTGAATATGTCCAAGGACGTTACGACTTAAAAGATACGGTGAAAAGTAAAAGAACTTTTTTAACATATTTTGAAGAGTTGACAGATGAAAAACGATTGCAGGATTCTTCTAATAATTACGGCAACTGGTATTCTACTTTGCAACATTTAAAAAAAATCGTTTCAAAGAATATGACTTTCGATGAAATTGATGAAAAGTTTGTCAAAAAAGTTCACCGATATTTTGAAAAGGACGCTCTCACCAGAAGTGAAATTCCACTTTCTCAAAATTCAAAATATTCATATTTCAATAAATTTAAGGCTGCACTTCGAAATGCTTTTGATAATGGATATTTGACAGTAAATTATGCTTCAAAAATAAAATCATTTGAGCAGGCTGAAAGCCAAAGGGAATATCTGATTTTTGACGAACTACAACGATTAGCAAAAGCGGAATGTAAATATCCGGTTTTGAAAAAAGCTTTTCTTTTTTCGTGTTTATCCGGATTACGTTGGTCGGATATAAATACTTTGATTTGGAAAGAAGTTCGTGATGAAGGTGATATTTCTAGAGTCAATTTCAGACAAGAAAAAACAGAGGGTGTAGAATATCTCTATATTTCAAAACAAGCCAGAGAATTGTTGGGTGAAAGACAAGATCCGCAAGAAAGAGTTTTCAAGGGCTTAAAATATGGAATGACCTACAATACTGAAATTATCCGCTGGTGCAATCGTGCTGCGGTTCCGAAACATATTACATTTCATTCAGCTCGACATACGAATGCTGTCTTACTTCTGGAAAATGGTGCAGATATTTATACAGTTTCCAAAAGATTAGGACATAGAGAATTGAGAACGACGCAGATTTATGCTAAAATTGTGGATAGCAAAATGAAAGAAGCCGCTGAGATTATCCCAGAACTAAATATCGAACTGTAA
- a CDS encoding HNH endonuclease: MSRYEAQRKRIFKKYINNINLLKDNQLVSSKKDSYLCPLCLKNYMSMYIDENNFLTLEDAPPKSLGGRANTLTCKKCNNEAGEKIDFHLAERMKELDNKLFLPNTEFKALTNIDGVTLRTTISIDEKGEMSIFHSAKNNNPKILNPIMEKVGKDKIIDFNFLKSRVIPENLEYSILKTAFIILFQKTGYSLIIDKSYDLIREQIFNPAKRIYPENFWGYNTNKMKPGLYFVMNKGLECVMIVFDLTSEKSKRSFTALLPLPNIELDKIITQINNTISISKEIELKIYDGNNDDYINNLNSINKLMSWAYKR, encoded by the coding sequence ATGTCAAGATACGAAGCACAAAGAAAACGAATTTTCAAAAAATACATTAATAATATCAATCTCTTAAAAGATAACCAATTAGTGTCAAGCAAAAAAGACAGTTACTTATGTCCACTTTGTCTAAAAAACTATATGTCAATGTATATCGATGAAAATAATTTCTTAACACTCGAAGATGCACCACCAAAATCTCTAGGTGGAAGAGCTAACACATTGACCTGTAAAAAGTGTAATAATGAAGCTGGGGAAAAAATTGATTTTCATCTTGCAGAAAGAATGAAGGAGTTAGACAATAAATTATTTCTTCCTAACACAGAATTTAAAGCCTTAACAAATATTGATGGTGTGACTTTAAGAACAACTATTTCAATTGATGAAAAGGGAGAAATGAGTATTTTCCACAGTGCAAAAAATAACAACCCTAAAATACTTAATCCCATAATGGAAAAAGTTGGAAAAGATAAAATCATTGATTTTAATTTTCTAAAAAGTAGAGTTATACCTGAAAATTTAGAATATTCGATATTAAAAACTGCATTTATAATACTTTTCCAAAAAACTGGATACTCATTAATAATTGATAAAAGTTACGACTTAATTAGAGAACAAATTTTTAATCCAGCCAAAAGAATTTATCCAGAGAATTTTTGGGGATACAACACCAATAAAATGAAACCAGGATTATATTTTGTGATGAATAAAGGCTTAGAATGTGTGATGATTGTTTTTGATTTAACTTCAGAAAAATCTAAAAGAAGTTTTACAGCACTTCTTCCATTACCTAATATAGAGTTGGACAAAATAATTACACAAATAAATAATACAATTTCTATCAGCAAGGAAATAGAATTAAAAATTTATGATGGAAACAATGATGATTACATTAATAACTTAAACTCAATAAATAAACTAATGAGCTGGGCATACAAAAGATAA